In the genome of Daucus carota subsp. sativus chromosome 9, DH1 v3.0, whole genome shotgun sequence, the window ttttttttgacaaagtgGTCAAACTATCTTAATCGCAAATCCGTGCGAATTACTAAGGTAACAAATTCGCCGTTCAAACCTTGTAACTTTGCATCATTAATTCATTATTCCCACTTCCACTACCCAAAACTTGTTTATAGAGTATTTTTGTACGTCTACTCCACTCCCGTTCTAAAGAGACTCAATGGCGACACTGCTTCCTCTGCTAATGCTTTATTTCCTAaccctagcttcattctcaggtATCACTTTAACTAATCTCACGATCTTTTACACATCAAATGCtcacaatttaactaatatttattattattttattagtttgcgGTGAGCTTGTGTATGAAGAAGGCTACACCGTGACGACACTTCTCGACGGCAACAAAAGAGGCATCAATCCGTACTCTGTGTTGCCGTCTGATACGACGTCGTCTGATCTTATTGTTCTGGATTCTTCTGGAAGCGCTTTTTACACTCTCTCGTTTCGTGATTCCCGAGGTGCTCTAACTGATCActagtttataattttattttgttgttaaGTTAGTTGATTGAGTTGGTTTGGTGTTACTtaaatgtgaattttgtgtCGGGAGTGTGTGTAGAATAAAATCTGGATGTCGCGATAAATGTTTAGTAATGTTACGTAAAATGTTCGATGACTTGATACTTCGTGTGAAATTTGATTACAGTAGTATGGTATGGTATTACTTTCCGCTCATTAAAAGATATCATGCATTGTGCATTTTTAAGCGCTACGATGATTTTGTGATTTTCTTATGACACTTTGGGTTTATTTGATAAGAGTCACGGTTTTTGGTTATGGAGCACCTGGGTTTGGGGATATTGAAGACGGATAAAGTGGTTTTAGTAATGAATTGTGGTGTTTACTACTAGCACCATAATAATCATGTTGTACACGAATTTACATACAATAATATAGGTCGATGAAGAATGTGAGGTGCGGTTAAGTTAGTTGATTAAGTTGAGTCGCTTGTTAAGTGAATGCAAATTTTGTTTTGCGAGTGTGAGTAGCATAAGATTTGGATGTGGCAATGAATATATAGTAAATGTACTTAAAACCTCgatatgttatattttaatattatgtaattaaattttgtagTTTCAATCTGCAACTAGAGATATAATGCATTTTTTAACTTAATTACTTAATACTTGCttaatttataagattttcCGGTTCCAAAGTATTTGCTCCAAATGATCTgatgattttgtaattttttgatGACAGTCCGGGTTTATTTGGGAAACCTCACCGTTTTCGCTTAAAGAATACCTAGTTCAGGTTTATGGAAGACAAATAAAATGTTTTTAGTAATGAATAGTGAAGTGTTGTGCGGTAATGGATGAAAAGAGGGGGTTAGAAGGAGAAATTATTTGAAAGCTCAGAATGTCATTAGTCCTGATTTTTCTCATTTGTACTATTATCGACTTTTGGATAGTTGGTCATTCTCTTGTGTACTCTTTATTTGCTATCAATGAAAAAGAAAGATAATCTTGATCCCGGAAGCCTTTTGCTGCCCCGTGTTTACTAATGTTTCTTAGATAACCATCCGATTGTTTTTCAAGTGTGATGAGTACTTTATAAGGGGAATACTACCATGTGTTAAAAATAACCAGTTGAGATGATCCTATATGTACATGAAACTGACAACCGTAGGATATTAGTAAACAATAGCATCATATAGACAAAGGCAACTGTAAAGTTCTGTAACAAATCAATAAAGTAGGTTTAAAAATTAGTCAGGACTCAGGACTGCTTACCATCAGGACAATCATTGCAGTAGTAGTGAAGATAATCATCTTCCCACGCCCCACTGGAAGATAGTGAACTGATTGCAGATCCAGGAAAATCCGTTGCTCCTTGAAGTCTTGATGATGCATACATTATAACTATACATATTGCTTGCGGGGCGAGGCCGCCCGGCCTCGAATAGGCGAGGGCTTCGCTCTGGAGCCTCCCTGCCTGCAGAAATGAATGGATCAGAAGGGGGCTGGGTTCTCGATTTCCGGGCCGGGCGGGAATAAATATTTACCGAGCACTGAAAAAACAGATGCTTGAAGAACCTAAGTTTATGAACTTAACACTACTGTAAAATAGTGCTATCTCATGCTTTTGAAATATCTCTGAATGAGAAGGTCGGGTCAATTTCAGCGAATATGGACATGCAAATGCATCATTACTAACATCCTTTTCTTAGAATTAAGTGTTACTCAGTAAGACGTATTTTGAAATCCGGTCGATCATAATGTAATTTACTAATTTGTCAAAAATCCAATAATGAGTTAATTATCACGTTATATCGAAAATAATAGAAGACTCAACGAAAGAGGCACTAATCTGTTCTCTGTTACCTCCTTATACGACGTTGTTTGATGTTCTTCTTTTCGATTCTTCTAAAAGTGCTTTTTACACTCTCTTGTTCCACGATTCCAAAGATACTCTAACTGGTCagcaattaataattttattgtgcTAAGTTAAGTTGGTGATTGAGTTGGTTTGATTGGTACTTGAATGCTTTGTGTTGTGAGCATGTGTAAAAAGAATTTTGGATGCGGTGATAAATGTGTAGTAATCAGTAATCATAGGTAAAACCTTGATGAGTTGATGCGTTGTATAATTATAAATTGGATTACAATATTATGTAATTAGATTTTGTCGTTTCGATCACCAACAACGATATGTTACATTTTTTTTACCTTGGATTAGTTAATATAAGATTCTCTGGTCTTCACTGAGCAGTTCgatgattttgtaattttgtgatAACCCTCCAGGTTATTTTAAGAAGACTTGCCAGTTTTGCTTATAAAGCATCTAGATTAGGTATATATGAAAGCCAGATTCactgtttttactttttagtaATGATATGTGAGGAGTTGGGTGGTTATGGATGAGAAGAGGGGACATAAAAATGGAGAAATTATTCGAAAGCTTAGAATGTGATTAGTccttttgcttctttttttcttttcattttacttTTGTCAACTTGGGGATAGTTGTTGGGTTATTCTCTTGTTTACTTCTTCATTTTCGACGAACAAATAAGATCTCGATCTCCATAAGCCTTTTTTCCCCTCTGATGGGCATGTTTCCTTGATAATCATCACATTCATTTTGTAGTGTGATCAGTATTCTATAAGGGAACATACACATGTAATTATGCGTATTCTAATTAATCATGATACGGCTTTTTTGCAGAAGGTGTGATTAAGAAGTACTCAGGCAAAGGCTCAGCTGGATTTTCAGACGGTGAATTAGATTCAGCAATGTTTAACAAGCCCAAAAGTTTTGCGGTTGACTTGAAAGGGAATCTGTATGTTGCTGATAAGAGTAATCATGCTATAAGGAAGATCAGCAAGTCAGGTGTAGGATATATACACATTCTCTATCTTCGCGCACGTGTCATTTTAaagggtgtgtgtgtgtgtgtaaataaATTATCGTTCTTCCTGAATATGTAGGTACCTATGCTATTTATCTAAAATAAACAATATGTGTGACTAAAGATGGTTTAGTAGGTAACTAGAAACTCTAGCgttagacaaaaataattaaagatgATTGTGAAAAGCATGATAGAGATAGTTGTTTCTTATGTGTTTGATTAACTTACCACTTGCGTTTTGTTGATAAAGACATTGTTGGTTTTTGTTAGGGTTTTCAAATTCTTGTCTATGCatttctcttattttttatCAGCTTATTTCATTTAATGCTTATTGTTGTATAACAAAATCTATAAAAATGTCAATTTTTAGGTGTAACTACTATTGCTGGAGGTTATTCACAAAAGCCAGGCCATTCAGACGGGCCTGCAAGAAATGCATCATTTTCAGATGATTTTGAGTTGAGTTTTATTCCTGGAAGTTGTTCTTTAGTAATTTCTGATCATGGTAACAAGTTGATCCGCCAGATCAACTTGAAGGCGGAAGATTGTTTAAAAGATTCACCATCTGGTAAGCTTTTTAAGGTTCTGTTGCATAATCTGATAAATACGATAGCTCCGAGAGAAAAGTATGGTTATGAGTTGATATTTTCCTTGTATAAAGATTAAGAAGTCAACAGGTGGCCCATGCGAGGGAGATCTGATGTATACCATGctttcaaataaatattaattgtaaatttttataaaatgacaaTTCCTTTACTAGTATTTATAGAGAACtattcatttattaaataagtgTTAACCAAAAGTAATATGATTTATATCTATTACAACATCTAATATAAGGTTTCTTGACTTAACAATCAGTACTTAAGAATGTAAGGGAGTATAAGAAGAAGTTTTTTTGCTAAAAATGCTGTAACTGATTACATTAGTTTTTTCAGTTCTAGGAACAACCTCAGCTTGGCTTCTGACTCTGGCTTTGGGAGTTTCATGCCTTTTCGGATTACTTGCTGGGTTTTTCATTCACCCTTATGTTGCAGCCTATGTAAGATTTTTATTACGTGTATTCTGTCCGACATAAAGCTGATTATATACACCATGTTTAACAGAATTGTATAGACAGGAAGGTTCCAGCAAACTTTGGTACACCGGGACATGGAAGCATTTCCTAATCAATCTGGGGAGGGGAGCAGTGATACTTTGCTTCGACACCAAAAGCGCAATTGCTAGCTCAACAATGTGTGCCTTTCTGAGGAGGCTCACTAGATTGTGCATGTCATATGTAACACTAATGATTAGCATTCAGAAAGTAAAGCCCAAGAAGCACTCGCCAATTTATGTTTCTTTGATAGATAATGACTTGAGTTGCACTACGATAACTGAATCCCAAGAATATGCTGATCAGTTGCAAGACTTGGTTAGTTTTGATGGAAGCATGAAATCACCAGATATATCTCCTACGTTAGATAGTTCATGTAACAATCTCGGCAAGATCGATAAAATGATACAGGGTAATCTAATCTGTTTCTCGGACCAGACAGACTCAGTAGCACTGCCTCAACTAGTTGCAAACTGTTCCAGTGCTGTCAAGAGAAATCAGAGTAAAGGCGACAAGCTCCTCTAATGTAGTATGTGATTTCTATCATTAGTCTTTTATGGGATATCTGAACCCTGAAGTGTTTTTTTTGTAAGACTTTTCTCCAGCATTTGTAAACGTAAATATGATTTGCTTGTATGACATTgctttaatatataaatcatcCTGAAACTACTATGCACAAGTTCTAATGTTGGCATTTGAAATCCAATTTTTACTTCCTGAACAAGCATTTcttttctatattataatgAGATTTTTTACATCCTCACTTGCTACAGTAAATATACTGTTAATGAGATCACCTGTCTAATAtagcaaaatttttataaattactaCTCAAATATCgagattatttaatttaacaatGTTTAATGTAAAATACATATGGTATGTTGGTGCTGATTTCtttttagtaatttatattAGGTTTTAAATGTATTCCTAGAAAACTTTCTGCTTTTGCCCCAAATACAAATTTACATCATAGTTGTTTTACCTATAATTCCCATTACAAATTGGATTCTGACTTGACAAGAAAAACCTGCTTTTTACCACATTATATACACTCCTATACCAATTTTCACGAACACTGCGCTTGTCAGTTGTCATAGAATCAAGGAGAACTTGGCGGATTTTCAGCGGAGCCTGGCCGTGTACTCGAAACATTAGCAAGCCACTGGAGCAGCTCCTGAACTTCAAAAGTATCGTTGACATAGTACTTGGCCTTGCCAGGCTTCTGCTCCACAGTGCAAAAAAAAATTTCCGCAGATGAAACAATTTTCAAAGTATCTTCATCTAACCAATCATCTCCGATGCAGAGGATGAAATCATGGACCTCGCCATTGCCAACCATTGTCGAGATCACATAAACTGTGATGAAGTCTTTGCTTATACCCTACATATTTTAGGTTGCTTTGTTAAGTAAATTATTGTACAATGCACTAGGAAGACCGGAAGGAGAAGAGAGACGCGTACATGTGGCTTAACCTCAACAATATATTCTCCCTTTTAACTTCTGCAGATTTATTTGCAAGAACGTGCTTTAGATGATCTGATAACTCCTTTGACTACAAGGATCCGAACCAAAGCACTTTCCTTGACTTCGATGGTGGAACCATCTCTGGTACAGATGCATTATACATTCAACCATCACCTTCCACTCTAGATCCACAACCAAACTAGATACAGCGGaaatacaaaaagaaaatgTGTTCGACATGAAATTAGATTATAAAGACTTTTTGTGTCATTATAATAGTATATTCAAGTATTATCTACATTCATTatttaatttcttatttatttacatGTTTGTTATTTGTACATAAAATATTTGACAATTTTTTTGTATCAATTTATCTGCAAGTTACTAAACGTTCTTTAGtctaatttatgtattttaaaagaatattattGTGTGCTATGTTATAATAAGTTTGTCTTCACAATATTCACGTTTTAATTtgcattattaaataaattaataaaaaatgtctattatttttattttagttatttattattttaaatctacTTTTTAGCTTGGTCTTGCGCTATATTCTTTCTGATGTGTTTAAAAATAGATATTCAAATAGACATCtaataaaagtaatataatattgttGAGTGCTGACCATGCTCTTTTATACGAGATTATGGCATTGTGACGTTTTACCATAGTCATAATTTTCTTAACATATACACGACAacgtaataataattaaattattatatactaGTTATTTACATACGACAATTAGATTTTGTACGATATTATGACAACATAAATATTTACGTCAGCAATAATttcattgaatatatatatgcatgtgataatataaaaataactaaattatttaGTTAGTTGCATTCAATTTACATACGACAATAAGATTGTATATGTAAGAATAAGATGATACATGGACGTTGATCGtctttatatataatgaataattCGGCAAAATGATGTAATTAATAAACAAGTTTTTAATAGATaacaaatacataaattattaaCCCTAACAAATATATACAACAATATGATAATATACTGTAGATGATAATGCAATAATTATCATAAGAGTCACATTATTAATTATGTTAGTATATAATGAACAACCTGACAACAACGACAGTATcacattaaatttttagttaatttgttaaataattttttaatagaaaacaatcGAAAAGATTTGTAACCCCTAAATATTTAATTCTGAAAGATAACAATGACGTTAATACTCACATATATGTATAGTTAATAATGTGAAAATCCCTAGTATTAgctctaaaatatatttatgttatttgtttttagCTAAAGTCAAAATATAACACATAGCAAGTAATTAACATTGTATACACATAAAGTAGTATATGATATTtcctgacaaaaaagaaaaagtaatatatgatattttgttttattaaccATATATCACATTATTCTATAAgaaaattaagattattataaatttatgctACATTCGAGATAAGATTGGATGGGTAATTTTACTCTATGATCGAATTAGTCAAAATTATGCTTAGTAACAGTATCTAATAAGATTAGCCTTTCTATAGTTTAGTACTTTTTCCACCCTTATTTTGTTGTATCTCTAAAAAAATATTGGATTTAAATAGTTATTATTGTCATGTTTCATtaaaaagtttaataaaatttcCAAAGCCTGCTTCTACATTCCTGTTTATACTATTCAATTTTACAGCTAGTTATGCATGCATTATTACTCAATACGATAACTAGGAGCAACTATGAAAAAAAATGTGtaactaaatattatttaagtataaaaatattttcgTTAAAAGGATCAACTAAATAAGAGTCCTTGACGGTTAATATTTACCGATTTAAAACACTTGTAAAGTCTCGATCGATATACGTATACATTCTATCTCTAACTCCTATCGGTCTCATTTGTTCATAATGTGGTAGCTACAAAAAAAGATAAAACTGAATTTAATGTAGAGTCACAAATGTATTTAGCATGTAGTTTTATTTAAGAAAGGTTGTACAACTATCAAATATAATGAATGTTGTTTCTTGGTAACTCCCTTGTCTCCACTTGCTCATTTCCTTTTCAACGTTTCTCATTCATATCTCTATATATGTATCTCAATCTCTCTatgcatacacacacacacaaatttacTTTATGTATACATAAAACTAATGCATGATATCTGTTGTGTatcaatcaattattttttggtTGGCAAATACATTCAAATTTTGGtcacattttgtaacatgtcacTGGATC includes:
- the LOC108200682 gene encoding uncharacterized protein LOC108200682 isoform X2, coding for MATLLPLLMLYFLTLASFSVCGELVYEEGYTVTTLLDGNKRGINPYSVLPSDTTSSDLIVLDSSGSAFYTLSFRDSREGVIKKYSGKGSAGFSDGELDSAMFNKPKSFAVDLKGNLYVADKSNHAIRKISKSGVTTIAGGYSQKPGHSDGPARNASFSDDFELSFIPGSCSLVISDHGNKLIRQINLKAEDCLKDSPSVLGTTSAWLLTLALGVSCLFGLLAGFFIHPYVAAYTGRFQQTLVHRDMEAFPNQSGEGSSDTLLRHQKRNC
- the LOC108200682 gene encoding uncharacterized protein LOC108200682 isoform X1, which produces MATLLPLLMLYFLTLASFSVCGELVYEEGYTVTTLLDGNKRGINPYSVLPSDTTSSDLIVLDSSGSAFYTLSFRDSREGVIKKYSGKGSAGFSDGELDSAMFNKPKSFAVDLKGNLYVADKSNHAIRKISKSGVTTIAGGYSQKPGHSDGPARNASFSDDFELSFIPGSCSLVISDHGNKLIRQINLKAEDCLKDSPSVLGTTSAWLLTLALGVSCLFGLLAGFFIHPYVAAYEGSSKLWYTGTWKHFLINLGRGAVILCFDTKSAIASSTMCAFLRRLTRLCMSYVTLMISIQKVKPKKHSPIYVSLIDNDLSCTTITESQEYADQLQDLVSFDGSMKSPDISPTLDSSCNNLGKIDKMIQGNLICFSDQTDSVALPQLVANCSSAVKRNQSKGDKLL